The following are encoded in a window of Novosphingobium sp. THN1 genomic DNA:
- a CDS encoding class I mannose-6-phosphate isomerase, which yields MVEKPWGKDDLPRPFEAFSGRSIGEIWFEPPSELPSILVKYIFTSDALSVQVHPSDEQARELGESDRGKEECWLILDAEPGAKLGIGFGEALDGEALRAAALDGSIEGLMDWYPVERGDFFYIPAGTVHAIGAGVSLIEIQQNSDITYRLYDYGRPRELHLDQSVAVAKGGPHEPSLRRHDVLSTSHQLADGKYFTADCVIGEPAAEVQRAYDGPCLVIPVDAAVAVAGEAVDVGQCALAAAAADVAFSASGTCLLVRPA from the coding sequence ATGGTCGAAAAACCCTGGGGCAAGGACGATCTGCCCCGGCCCTTCGAAGCCTTCTCGGGAAGGAGCATCGGCGAAATCTGGTTCGAGCCGCCGTCCGAACTTCCCTCGATCCTGGTCAAGTACATCTTCACCAGCGATGCGCTCTCGGTCCAGGTCCATCCCAGCGATGAACAGGCGAGGGAACTCGGTGAAAGCGATCGCGGGAAGGAGGAGTGCTGGCTGATCCTCGATGCAGAGCCGGGCGCGAAGCTGGGTATCGGCTTTGGCGAGGCGCTCGACGGGGAAGCGCTGCGCGCCGCAGCCCTCGATGGCAGCATCGAGGGCCTGATGGACTGGTATCCGGTCGAACGCGGGGACTTCTTCTATATCCCGGCCGGCACTGTCCACGCGATCGGCGCGGGCGTGAGCCTCATCGAGATCCAGCAGAACAGCGACATTACCTATCGCCTCTACGACTACGGCCGCCCGCGCGAGCTGCACCTCGATCAGAGCGTGGCGGTGGCCAAGGGCGGGCCGCACGAACCATCGCTCCGCCGCCACGACGTGCTGTCTACCTCGCACCAACTGGCCGACGGCAAGTACTTCACTGCCGACTGCGTGATCGGCGAGCCCGCTGCGGAAGTGCAACGGGCATACGATGGCCCATGTCTCGTTATCCCGGTCGATGCCGCCGTTGCGGTAGCGGGCGAGGCGGTGGACGTTGGCCAATGCGCCCTTGCCGCAGCTGCCGCCGACGTGGCTTTCTCTGCCTCCGGCACCTGCCTGCTCGTCCGACCGGCCTAG
- a CDS encoding alpha/beta fold hydrolase: protein MKRIGIAGAAALVILGAGLAEARPGDRLRERIAKRLEQRAEGSAKRERAPGAQTFSYGPDPLQVMDFWAPAGAKNAPLVLYVHGGGWKRGSKDTAMGNALPGHLRDQGYAFASINYRLVPAATVEQQASDVAQALAYLLARADKLGIDRSKVVITGHSAGAHLVALVGTDEQYLRKAGLSFADINGVMPNDGAAYDVPQQMEQAGRMMADTYKQAFGTDPARQKALSPTYHAAAPTPRASSSSTSSARTAWHRRRNSARC, encoded by the coding sequence ATGAAGCGGATAGGAATCGCAGGCGCGGCGGCGCTGGTCATTCTCGGCGCAGGGCTGGCGGAAGCCCGCCCCGGCGACCGTTTGCGCGAACGCATTGCCAAGCGCCTGGAACAGCGCGCGGAGGGTTCGGCAAAGCGCGAACGGGCGCCCGGCGCGCAGACCTTCTCCTATGGCCCCGACCCGCTGCAGGTCATGGACTTCTGGGCTCCGGCAGGCGCGAAGAACGCCCCGCTCGTGCTCTACGTCCACGGCGGCGGGTGGAAGCGCGGGAGCAAGGACACCGCGATGGGCAACGCCCTGCCCGGCCACTTGCGCGATCAAGGCTATGCCTTCGCCTCGATCAACTATCGCCTCGTGCCCGCCGCCACTGTCGAGCAGCAGGCAAGCGACGTGGCGCAGGCGCTGGCGTACCTGCTGGCGCGTGCGGACAAGCTGGGCATCGACCGCAGCAAGGTCGTCATCACCGGCCACAGCGCGGGCGCACACCTCGTCGCGCTGGTCGGCACCGACGAGCAATATTTGCGCAAGGCGGGCTTGTCCTTCGCCGACATCAACGGTGTGATGCCCAACGATGGCGCCGCCTATGACGTGCCCCAGCAGATGGAGCAGGCCGGCCGCATGATGGCCGATACCTACAAACAGGCCTTCGGCACCGACCCCGCCCGCCAGAAGGCCCTATCCCCCACCTACCACGCCGCCGCCCCAACGCCCCGCGCTTCCTCCTCCTCCACGTCCAGCGCAAGGACGGCGTGGCACAGGCGCAGGAACTCGGCGCGGTGTTGA
- a CDS encoding mannose-1-phosphate guanylyltransferase, whose translation MTKTVPVILCGGSGTRLWPRSRKARPKPFLPLVGDETLFRATVLRCPVGEGFGDPVVVTGAAHLGHVEEQLPDRGATRIIVEPEARNTAAAIALAALSLPEDAIMLVCPSDHHIGDCDAFRASAHKAAALAQDGWLVSFGIVPTAPETGFGYLKQGEAIDGTGGRRVERFVEKPDLARAMEFLSSGDYAWNGGIFAFRVGTFLEELGLHRPDILSAVREAVARGREDGMRFHPDREAFAKVPSESVDYAVMENTSRAAMVPAEMAWSDIGNWQALHDAQDRDEAGNAVRGRAELKDCSNVLVMSDGPRVSVVGASNLMIVVDGDEVLVCTPEGAQAVGKLSGAANQ comes from the coding sequence ATGACCAAGACAGTTCCCGTGATCCTGTGCGGCGGCAGCGGCACCCGTTTGTGGCCGCGCTCGCGCAAGGCGCGGCCCAAGCCCTTCCTTCCGCTCGTTGGTGACGAGACTCTGTTTCGCGCAACCGTGCTGCGCTGCCCGGTAGGCGAAGGCTTCGGCGATCCGGTTGTCGTGACCGGGGCTGCCCATCTTGGCCATGTCGAGGAACAGCTGCCTGATCGTGGCGCTACCCGAATCATCGTAGAACCCGAAGCGCGCAACACGGCTGCCGCGATTGCCCTTGCCGCGCTGAGCCTGCCGGAAGACGCGATCATGCTGGTGTGCCCGAGCGACCATCACATCGGTGATTGCGATGCTTTCCGGGCCTCTGCGCATAAAGCGGCGGCACTGGCGCAGGATGGCTGGCTCGTTTCCTTCGGCATCGTGCCCACTGCGCCCGAGACCGGCTTCGGCTACCTCAAGCAGGGCGAGGCGATCGACGGCACTGGCGGCCGCCGCGTCGAGCGGTTCGTCGAAAAGCCCGATCTGGCCCGCGCCATGGAGTTTCTGAGCAGCGGTGACTATGCCTGGAACGGGGGCATCTTCGCGTTCAGGGTCGGGACGTTCCTTGAGGAACTGGGGCTTCACCGGCCCGACATTCTTTCGGCAGTGCGCGAGGCTGTCGCCAGGGGACGGGAAGATGGCATGCGCTTCCACCCCGATCGCGAAGCCTTTGCCAAGGTGCCCAGCGAATCCGTCGACTATGCGGTCATGGAAAACACGTCGCGCGCGGCGATGGTCCCGGCGGAGATGGCGTGGTCGGACATCGGCAACTGGCAGGCCCTTCACGATGCGCAGGATCGCGATGAAGCGGGCAATGCCGTCCGCGGGCGAGCGGAACTGAAGGATTGCAGCAACGTACTCGTTATGAGTGATGGCCCCCGCGTTTCGGTGGTTGGCGCATCGAATCTCATGATCGTCGTCGATGGCGACGAAGTCCTCGTCTGTACGCCAGAAGGTGCGCAAGCCGTGGGCAAGCTTTCCGGAGCTGCGAACCAGTGA